From Echinicola jeungdonensis, the proteins below share one genomic window:
- a CDS encoding M20 family metallo-hydrolase: MNLKEEAISLLQQLIETPSLSREEGDTAQLLADFFSQKGIEVNQKTNNIWVTNKHFDASKPSILLNSHHDTVKPNNGYTKDPFKAIIENGKLYGLGSNDAGGCLVSLIAAFTHFYNKKLPYNLILAATAEEEVSGKNGIASILEDLPDIELAIVGEPTLLDLAVAEKGLMVIDATVKGKAGHAARNEGINALYEALPDLNTIKDFKFKRVSDYLGESKVSATIIQAGSQHNVVPDLCTYTLDVRITDSYTLQEALDELKEVLKADLQPRSMRLNSSALPKDHKIWEVAKGMDLKFYGSPTLSDQALIPYPSVKIGPGDSARSHTPDEFIHLDEIKLGIDRYIAILEEYFRV, translated from the coding sequence ATGAACCTTAAGGAAGAAGCCATCTCCCTTCTCCAGCAATTGATAGAAACCCCTTCCCTTAGCCGGGAAGAAGGTGATACCGCTCAATTGTTGGCCGATTTTTTTTCTCAAAAAGGAATTGAGGTAAACCAAAAGACAAACAACATCTGGGTTACCAACAAACATTTTGATGCCAGCAAACCCAGTATTCTTTTAAATTCTCACCACGACACTGTAAAACCTAACAATGGTTATACAAAAGACCCTTTCAAAGCCATAATAGAAAATGGTAAACTATATGGGTTGGGAAGTAATGATGCAGGGGGGTGTTTGGTCAGCCTCATTGCTGCATTCACCCACTTTTACAATAAAAAACTTCCTTATAACCTGATTTTGGCAGCAACTGCTGAGGAAGAAGTCAGTGGAAAAAACGGGATTGCATCCATTTTGGAGGATTTGCCTGATATCGAATTGGCCATTGTGGGCGAACCTACCTTATTGGATTTGGCCGTTGCCGAAAAAGGCTTGATGGTCATCGATGCCACAGTAAAGGGAAAAGCAGGCCATGCAGCTAGGAATGAGGGTATCAATGCCCTTTATGAAGCCTTACCGGACCTTAATACCATCAAAGATTTCAAATTTAAGCGGGTTTCAGATTACTTGGGAGAAAGTAAAGTTTCAGCCACCATTATCCAGGCTGGAAGCCAGCACAATGTGGTTCCAGACCTATGCACTTATACCCTGGATGTAAGAATAACGGATAGTTATACCCTTCAGGAAGCTTTGGATGAACTTAAGGAAGTCCTAAAGGCGGACCTACAACCCAGGTCCATGCGGTTAAATTCATCAGCCCTGCCCAAGGATCATAAAATCTGGGAAGTTGCTAAAGGCATGGACCTCAAATTTTATGGAAGCCCAACCCTTTCAGATCAAGCTTTGATACCTTACCCTTCGGTCAAAATCGGCCCAGGAGATTCTGCCCGTTCCCATACCCCGGATGAATTCATTCATCTGGACGAAATCAAGCTGGGAATTGATAGGTATATTGCTATTTTGGAAGAATATTTTAGAGTTTAA
- the argH gene encoding argininosuccinate lyase, whose protein sequence is MKLWQKNTTSTKEVEQFTIGRDPEFDLVLAPFDILGSLAHATMLESIGLLTKEELATLKKGLKEIYEEIEAGTFKIDPGVEDVHSQVEFLLTERYGDVGKKLHSGRSRNDQVAVDLKLFYRSEIQQVLEATKLLFDLLINLAEKHKNDLMPGYTHTQLAMPSSFGLWFSSLAESLAEDIELWQAAYNQADRNPLGSAAGFGSSFPLNRTMTTELLGFKEMHYNVINAQNNRGKTEKVIAFAMAGMAGTLNRLADDTIIFMNQHFGFVKFPDNLTTGSSIMPHKKNPDVFELIRAKCNQIQSGPQNIMMQMTNTTTGYHRDLQLLKETTFPDFEKLRDCIEITRFMLENVEVKSGLLKDSFYKHLFSVEEVNRLVLEGMPFRDAYKKVGLDIESDNFKPEHSVNHTHEGSIGQLCLDKIQEKMDKALAAFSFGHIENQYQKLLEK, encoded by the coding sequence ATGAAACTTTGGCAAAAAAACACCACCAGCACCAAGGAAGTTGAACAGTTTACCATTGGCCGGGATCCTGAATTTGACCTTGTTTTGGCTCCATTTGACATACTAGGCTCCCTAGCTCATGCTACCATGTTGGAAAGCATTGGCCTGCTGACCAAAGAAGAACTGGCTACCCTCAAAAAGGGGTTAAAAGAAATATATGAAGAAATCGAAGCCGGAACTTTTAAAATCGATCCGGGTGTGGAAGATGTGCATTCCCAGGTGGAATTTCTTTTGACCGAGAGATATGGAGATGTAGGCAAAAAACTGCATAGTGGCCGTTCCAGAAATGACCAAGTAGCTGTGGATTTGAAACTATTTTATCGTTCAGAAATTCAACAAGTACTTGAGGCCACCAAATTATTGTTTGATCTGCTGATCAATTTGGCAGAGAAACATAAAAATGACCTGATGCCAGGTTATACCCACACCCAACTGGCCATGCCTTCTTCTTTTGGCCTTTGGTTCAGCTCTCTTGCAGAATCATTGGCAGAGGATATTGAATTGTGGCAAGCAGCCTATAACCAGGCAGATAGGAATCCTCTTGGATCAGCGGCAGGTTTTGGTTCCTCATTTCCACTCAACAGGACCATGACCACTGAATTATTGGGCTTCAAGGAAATGCACTACAATGTAATCAATGCCCAAAACAACCGGGGAAAAACCGAAAAGGTAATAGCTTTTGCCATGGCTGGAATGGCAGGAACTTTAAACAGACTGGCCGATGATACCATTATTTTTATGAACCAGCATTTTGGTTTTGTAAAGTTCCCGGACAATCTGACCACTGGTTCCAGCATTATGCCCCATAAGAAAAACCCTGATGTTTTTGAATTGATCCGGGCCAAGTGCAACCAAATTCAAAGCGGTCCCCAGAATATCATGATGCAAATGACCAATACCACAACAGGGTATCACCGGGATTTGCAGTTGTTGAAAGAAACCACTTTCCCTGATTTTGAAAAATTGAGGGATTGCATTGAAATCACCCGGTTTATGCTGGAAAATGTGGAAGTTAAATCCGGCTTATTGAAGGATTCCTTTTACAAACACCTATTCAGTGTGGAAGAAGTTAACCGCCTTGTTTTGGAAGGTATGCCCTTCCGTGATGCCTATAAAAAAGTTGGTTTGGACATAGAAAGCGACAATTTCAAACCCGAACATTCCGTTAATCATACACATGAGGGAAGTATTGGGCAATTGTGCCTTGACAAAATACAGGAAAAAATGGACAAGGCCCTGGCAGCATTCAGCTTTGGCCACATTGAAAATCAGTATCAGAAATTGTTGGAGAAATAA
- a CDS encoding MerR family transcriptional regulator, producing MPYKEREIEKKYYSIGEVAEKFSVATSLIRYWEGEFDIIKPKKDKKGNRRFTKDDIEKIGLIFHLVKEKGYTLQGAQEIIKKDQYEISDKAGMVNRLNQIKSFLIEIRDQLNVGEQGGNTTL from the coding sequence GTGCCATATAAAGAAAGAGAAATAGAAAAGAAATATTATTCCATTGGAGAAGTCGCGGAAAAGTTCAGTGTCGCAACCTCTTTGATCCGCTATTGGGAAGGTGAATTTGATATCATCAAACCCAAAAAGGACAAAAAAGGCAATCGCAGGTTTACCAAAGATGACATCGAAAAGATTGGCTTGATTTTTCACTTGGTAAAAGAAAAAGGTTATACCCTACAAGGCGCTCAGGAAATCATCAAAAAAGATCAGTACGAGATCAGTGACAAAGCGGGTATGGTCAATCGCTTAAATCAGATCAAAAGTTTTTTAATTGAAATTCGAGACCAATTGAATGTCGGAGAACAAGGAGG